The Mucilaginibacter yixingensis genome window below encodes:
- the dinB gene encoding DNA polymerase IV — protein sequence MMDLKRYIVHIDLDSFFVSVERKFNPELIGKPVLIGGSVERGVVASCSYEARKFGVHSAMPMRTALRLCPDAIVIRGSHGKYGEASREVTQIIHDTVPLYQKSSVDEFYIDLTGMDRYYDCYEFASALRQKVIHETGLPISFGMASCKTVAKMATNQAKPNGQLFVPHGKEKEFLAPLAISKIPMLGEKTCQKLYQYGIEKIGDLQKVNLKFLEAIFGKSGLFIYEKANGIDHGEIVPHSERKSISTENTFHNDVSERKVLESTLVSMTEELAGKLRREGMVASCLAIKIRYNNFETHTVQEKIALTAAEHILIPGIKNLLSKAWNGHRPVRLIGVRLSDLCPGSYQINLFEDNEERIRLYQAMDKINFKFGDKTVCRAAGMEIGTRNFNPFMKG from the coding sequence ATGATGGATCTCAAGCGTTATATCGTCCATATTGATCTCGATTCCTTTTTCGTATCTGTTGAGCGGAAGTTTAATCCAGAGCTTATTGGCAAGCCCGTGTTGATTGGCGGCTCGGTAGAGCGTGGGGTGGTGGCGTCCTGCAGCTATGAGGCGCGCAAGTTTGGCGTCCACTCGGCTATGCCAATGAGAACGGCGTTGAGGCTGTGTCCGGATGCTATTGTAATTCGGGGATCGCATGGTAAATATGGTGAAGCATCGCGCGAGGTGACACAGATTATCCATGATACGGTGCCGCTTTACCAGAAATCATCGGTTGATGAATTTTATATCGACCTAACTGGTATGGATCGATATTATGATTGTTATGAGTTTGCCAGCGCCCTGCGGCAAAAAGTGATTCACGAAACGGGATTGCCTATTTCATTTGGCATGGCATCGTGCAAAACCGTTGCTAAGATGGCTACCAACCAGGCAAAGCCTAACGGGCAATTGTTTGTACCGCATGGTAAAGAGAAAGAGTTTTTAGCACCGCTGGCCATCAGCAAGATTCCTATGTTGGGCGAAAAAACCTGCCAAAAGCTTTATCAATATGGCATCGAAAAGATTGGCGACCTGCAAAAGGTAAACCTGAAATTTCTGGAGGCCATATTCGGTAAATCGGGTTTATTTATCTATGAGAAAGCTAATGGGATTGATCATGGCGAGATTGTACCGCACTCTGAACGTAAATCTATCTCTACCGAAAATACTTTTCACAATGATGTGTCTGAACGCAAAGTACTGGAAAGCACATTGGTATCTATGACCGAAGAGCTGGCCGGCAAACTGCGCCGCGAAGGCATGGTGGCATCATGTCTGGCTATTAAGATCCGTTATAATAATTTTGAAACGCACACCGTGCAAGAGAAAATTGCCCTTACGGCTGCAGAACATATTTTGATACCTGGCATTAAAAACTTGCTAAGCAAAGCCTGGAACGGCCACCGGCCCGTACGGCTGATAGGGGTAAGGCTGAGTGATCTATGTCCGGGAAGTTATCAGATCAATTTGTTTGAAGATAATGAGGAGCGCATCCGCCTGTACCAGGCGATGGATAAGATCAACTTTAAGTTTGGCGATAAAACGGTGTGCCGCGCCGCAGGGATGGAGATTGGTACGCGCAATTTTAATCCGTTTATGAAAGGATGA
- a CDS encoding 2'-5' RNA ligase family protein, producing MTSYTDYLMIISPPAEIKAEIDRYKRASARKIGEFNSLHSKAHISINSQTRCKPFHAQPAIRSMAGPLGMLPPVKLKINGFKHFMSGDKYTIFAALADDERTNNWFKLLRQQMRITTKSFIPHITVVRSIPGDAFNYLWPFFKDLPFEAEFMADRLTVLERETYILQSNWHIFTELYFGTQLLR from the coding sequence ATGACATCGTATACTGATTACCTGATGATTATCTCGCCACCGGCAGAGATCAAAGCCGAGATTGATCGCTATAAACGTGCGTCGGCCCGTAAAATTGGTGAGTTTAACAGCCTGCATTCTAAGGCACATATCAGTATTAACAGCCAAACGCGATGCAAGCCTTTCCATGCGCAGCCCGCTATCAGGAGCATGGCGGGACCGCTAGGGATGCTGCCACCTGTCAAACTTAAAATCAACGGGTTTAAACATTTTATGAGCGGCGATAAGTACACCATTTTTGCCGCACTGGCTGACGATGAACGCACCAACAACTGGTTTAAACTACTAAGGCAGCAGATGCGCATAACAACTAAAAGCTTTATTCCGCATATCACGGTTGTGCGCAGTATTCCCGGTGATGCTTTTAATTACTTGTGGCCATTCTTTAAAGACCTCCCTTTTGAGGCTGAGTTTATGGCCGACCGGCTAACGGTGCTGGAACGGGAGACATACATATTACAATCAAACTGGCACATTTTTACCGAATTGTACTTCGGCACGCAGCTATTGCGCTAA
- a CDS encoding GNAT family N-acetyltransferase codes for MPNIIFKRVEANDAPVLLDLSRRVFFDAFYHQNRPEDMEAYASKNFTLQHLQQELSTFGSHFYFVYADDQLAGYLKLNYGQAQSDLHEDHSMEVERIYVIADFQGQGIGQQLIAFALQKAREDNMQSVWLGVWEHNYGAIRFYERYGFVSFGSHNFMLGSDEQTDVLMRCAL; via the coding sequence ATGCCAAACATTATATTCAAAAGAGTTGAGGCTAATGACGCTCCGGTACTTTTAGACCTTAGCAGACGGGTATTCTTTGATGCCTTTTATCATCAAAACCGGCCGGAGGATATGGAAGCTTATGCGTCCAAAAACTTCACATTGCAACATTTGCAGCAGGAGCTAAGCACATTCGGCAGTCATTTTTACTTTGTTTATGCTGATGATCAACTGGCGGGTTATCTAAAACTAAACTACGGACAGGCGCAAAGTGATTTGCACGAAGACCACTCAATGGAAGTTGAGCGCATCTATGTAATTGCCGATTTTCAGGGACAGGGGATCGGTCAGCAATTAATAGCGTTTGCGTTGCAAAAAGCGCGCGAGGATAACATGCAATCTGTATGGTTAGGTGTGTGGGAGCACAACTATGGCGCTATCAGGTTTTATGAGCGTTATGGGTTTGTGAGTTTCGGGAGTCACAACTTTATGTTGGGGAGCGATGAGCAGACTGACGTGTTGATGCGGTGTGCGCTATAA
- a CDS encoding RNA polymerase sigma factor, translated as MVASKEAAFRKIFEANSKKIYHLCYGYTGDSDAANDLLQETFLKVWQNLEKFRNQAMISTWIYRIAVNTCLTYLRSEKRQAKDELTDQLVETRAEEFSEKNEQVALLYKCISKLEESERIIITMVLDEMPYTEIADISGISEGNLRVKIHRIKQKLTELYNHHERL; from the coding sequence ATGGTGGCCAGCAAGGAAGCAGCCTTCCGTAAGATATTCGAAGCCAATTCTAAAAAAATATACCATCTGTGCTATGGTTATACCGGCGACAGTGATGCCGCCAACGACCTGCTGCAAGAAACTTTTTTAAAGGTGTGGCAAAACCTGGAGAAATTCAGAAATCAGGCCATGATCTCTACCTGGATCTATCGCATTGCCGTAAATACCTGTTTAACTTATCTGCGTTCAGAAAAACGGCAGGCTAAGGACGAGCTGACTGATCAGTTGGTTGAAACCCGGGCCGAAGAATTTTCGGAGAAAAACGAGCAGGTGGCACTGCTGTATAAATGCATATCAAAACTCGAGGAAAGCGAACGTATTATTATCACCATGGTATTGGATGAGATGCCGTACACAGAGATTGCCGATATATCTGGTATATCAGAAGGCAACCTGCGCGTTAAGATCCATCGTATTAAACAGAAATTAACAGAATTATATAACCACCATGAAAGACTTTGA
- a CDS encoding c-type cytochrome, translating into MTFKPNKKLLITLGLTGLVVFGSMANMQQPQEQKAKNLKVLPKNLTHKQIDHIMDEWAHALGVRCNACHARDAATNKMDFASDAKPEKNVARAMFKMTSAINKKYFEAKKDSLGMMMETGISCVTCHNGKAHPEGGMHHDEDEGEKK; encoded by the coding sequence ATGACTTTTAAACCAAACAAAAAATTACTCATAACACTGGGTCTAACTGGCCTGGTGGTTTTTGGCTCAATGGCTAATATGCAACAGCCACAAGAGCAAAAAGCCAAAAACCTGAAAGTGCTGCCAAAAAACTTAACGCACAAGCAGATAGATCATATCATGGACGAGTGGGCACATGCCTTGGGTGTGCGCTGTAACGCTTGCCACGCACGTGATGCTGCTACTAACAAAATGGATTTTGCCAGCGATGCAAAACCAGAGAAAAATGTAGCCCGCGCGATGTTTAAAATGACATCGGCCATCAATAAAAAATACTTCGAGGCTAAAAAAGACTCTTTGGGCATGATGATGGAAACCGGTATTTCATGTGTTACCTGCCACAATGGTAAAGCACACCCAGAAGGTGGCATGCACCATGATGAAGATGAAGGCGAGAAAAAATAA
- a CDS encoding YbjQ family protein — translation MIVTTSTHLEGYKVTEHLGVIRGITVRSRGVGGNFLGGLQSLVGGRNSVYTQLCEESRQEAYNLMILHAQQVGANAVINMRYDANEVMQGITEVLAYGTAVKAEKV, via the coding sequence ATGATTGTAACAACCAGCACCCACTTAGAAGGCTATAAAGTAACCGAACATTTAGGCGTAATCCGTGGTATTACCGTACGCTCACGCGGCGTGGGTGGTAATTTCCTGGGCGGATTGCAGTCATTAGTGGGCGGCCGCAACAGTGTGTACACCCAGCTGTGCGAAGAGTCTCGCCAGGAGGCTTATAACCTGATGATCTTACACGCGCAACAGGTAGGCGCCAACGCGGTAATCAACATGCGTTATGATGCTAATGAAGTAATGCAGGGCATTACCGAAGTATTGGCTTACGGCACTGCGGTGAAGGCGGAGAAAGTATAG
- a CDS encoding M48 family metallopeptidase: MDIYFTIEEKYLQAVEEYQYGTQPKTLKLLNEIIDTDAKYARAHYLLGKVHYNNTGDYQSAGYHYQTCLELEPSFPDAYVPYLRLLLFLNKHTLAQNVSSKALQVPGVQHSHVYEIMGQLAEKNNNWVKAARLFREALLSADDKEQVDDVQEHIERIELKIQTTRTYAYNLS; the protein is encoded by the coding sequence ATGGACATTTATTTTACTATTGAAGAAAAGTATCTTCAGGCGGTAGAAGAATATCAATACGGCACGCAGCCAAAAACGCTGAAACTGCTGAACGAGATTATTGATACCGATGCTAAATATGCCCGTGCGCATTACCTTTTGGGTAAAGTGCACTATAATAATACCGGCGATTACCAGTCGGCTGGTTACCATTACCAAACCTGTTTAGAGCTGGAACCATCGTTTCCAGATGCCTATGTGCCTTATTTACGGCTATTGCTATTTTTAAACAAGCACACTTTGGCACAAAACGTAAGTTCCAAAGCATTACAGGTACCGGGCGTGCAACACTCGCACGTATATGAAATAATGGGGCAGCTGGCCGAAAAGAACAACAACTGGGTAAAAGCCGCCAGACTATTCCGCGAGGCTTTGCTTAGTGCCGACGACAAGGAACAGGTGGACGACGTGCAGGAACATATTGAACGTATAGAACTGAAAATACAAACCACGCGTACCTATGCCTATAACCTCAGCTGA